One region of Astyanax mexicanus isolate ESR-SI-001 chromosome 15, AstMex3_surface, whole genome shotgun sequence genomic DNA includes:
- the cdc42ep1a gene encoding cdc42 effector protein 1 produces the protein MNLGKLSGLKGLVSHSSGKRRFKGDLTPEMISPPLGDFRHTMHVGRGGDVFGDTSFLSNHGGAGNAGDGDSITASEKSEGFFSRTLRHVRKTPERPRGSTKDLSPPPPPISPIIKNAISLPRLDVDTPNGCPVKVLFPSTPKSPEDSTYSYGLESGFVTLPRLSRTERSTQGSSPTGCSAQIHRGSITDNNAIPSFSCPDTLGRSDSISSFTVDLGPSLMSEVFGMIDSPTDQQEVTEVSEVEHEPKALFGLSNGKAGIDLDAKTSLVDSLLREDSEGRSRLYGVEWGRGDVMNRETPKRPTGVPGDLVQSYTAGEHGMEAERFQKAADVLARHYGSGTRKNIDISCSQKRGNYTYLDEEEEIKV, from the exons ATGAACTTGGGCAAGCTGTCAGGACTAAAGGGCCTGGTGTCCCACTCATCAGGCAAGCGCCGCTTTAAGGGTGATTTGACCCCGGAGATGATCAGCCCACCGCTGGGTGACTTCCGCCACACCATGCACGTGGGCAGAGGGGGCGATGTTTTCGGAGACACATCATTCCTTAGCAACCACGGAGGAGCAGGGAATGCTGGAGATGGAGACTCCATCACTGCCTCAGAGAAAAGTGAAGGCTTCTTTTCTCGAACCCTGCGCCATGTCCGCAAAACCCCAGAGAGGCCACGGGGAAGCACCAAAGACCTTTCTCCCCCACCTCCACCCATTTCCCCCATCATAAAGAACGCAATATCTCTCCCTCGTCTGGATGTGGACACGCCCAACGGCTGCCCTGTTAAAGTGCTGTTCCCCAGCACGCCCAAATCACCCGAAGACTCTACATACTCCTATG GTTTGGAGTCTGGTTTTGTCACGCTGCCCCGGTTGTCCCGCACTGAACGTTCAACGCAGGGCAGCTCCCCCACTGGCTGTTCTGCCCAGATCCACCGTGGCTCCATCACTGACAACAACGCCATCCCGTCCTTCTCCTGCCCAGATACCCTCGGCCGCTCTGACTCCATCTCCTCCTTCACTGTGGATCTCGGTCCCTCCCTCATGTCTGAGGTTTTTGGCATGATTGACAGCCCCACTGACCAACAGGAAGTCACTGAAGTCTCTGAGGTTGAGCACGAGCCCAAGGCTCTGTTTGGGTTGTCCAATGGCAAAGCTGGAATTGACCTGGATGCTAAAACGTCACTGGTGGATTCCCTTTTGAGGGAGGATTCTGAGGGCCGGAGCCGCTTGTATGGTGTAGAATGGGGGCGTGGGGACGTAATGAACAGAGAAACCCCGAAAAGGCCTACAGGTGTGCCTGGTGACCTGGTGCAATCTTACACTGCAGGAGAACACGGCATGGAGGCTGAGAGATTTCAGAAGGCTGCAGATGTGCTGGCACGTCACTACGGCAGCGGGACTCGCAAGAACATTGACATTAGCTGCTCTCAAAAGAGAGGGAATTACACTTACCTGGATGAAGAGGAAGAGATCAAAGTCTAG